The following are encoded together in the Campylobacter concisus genome:
- a CDS encoding type II toxin-antitoxin system Phd/YefM family antitoxin: MVTFTKDEIYTATEVVRNFSSVLSRVGANELKRAVIVKNNKFEAVLLNMEEYERLCEAVSVLESIYTAKKRENDGE, encoded by the coding sequence ATGGTAACTTTTACAAAAGACGAAATTTATACAGCAACTGAAGTAGTTAGAAATTTTAGTTCAGTGCTCTCTCGTGTGGGAGCTAATGAATTAAAAAGAGCGGTCATTGTTAAAAATAATAAATTTGAAGCAGTGCTTTTGAATATGGAAGAATATGAGCGCCTTTGCGAGGCAGTAAGCGTGCTTGAGAGCATTTATACTGCAAAAAAGAGAGAAAACGATGGCGAGTAG
- a CDS encoding D-alanine--D-alanine ligase — translation MNLGVVFGAKSYEHEISIVSAIVLKNVLKQELKFIFCDANRDFYLIEQKDMRANFFSSGKYKNSKKLILSKGGFFIHSLFGDKKVECDVIINLIHGMDGEDGKIAALFDFYGIKYIGPRLEVSALSYNKELTKFLAQKAGVKALDYEMLTRQSEPKFHYPIILKPARLGSSIGVNIVHDASELAYAKDVAFEFDKDVLVEPFIKGVKEYNLAGCKIDGKIKFSIIEEPKKKEFLDYEQKYLSFSNENKVKEAEISEELKQKLKFNFSKIYDCGFDGAIIRCDFFVIDDEVYLNEINPNPGSLANYLFEDFESTLNALANSLPRERNIKIDYSFINSITSVKGRGKI, via the coding sequence ATGAATTTAGGTGTGGTATTTGGAGCAAAGAGCTATGAACATGAGATAAGCATAGTTAGTGCGATAGTTTTAAAAAATGTCCTAAAGCAAGAGCTAAAATTTATATTTTGCGACGCAAATAGGGACTTTTACTTGATCGAGCAAAAAGATATGAGAGCAAATTTCTTTAGCTCTGGTAAATACAAAAATTCAAAAAAGCTCATTTTGTCTAAGGGTGGATTTTTCATACACTCTCTCTTTGGCGATAAAAAAGTAGAGTGCGACGTCATTATAAATTTGATCCATGGCATGGACGGCGAAGATGGCAAGATAGCGGCACTTTTTGACTTTTACGGCATAAAATATATAGGTCCAAGGCTTGAAGTGAGTGCGCTTAGCTACAACAAAGAGCTTACTAAATTTCTAGCGCAAAAAGCTGGTGTAAAGGCGCTTGACTATGAGATGCTAACTCGTCAAAGTGAGCCAAAATTTCACTATCCTATTATCTTAAAGCCAGCAAGACTTGGAAGTAGCATTGGTGTAAACATAGTGCATGACGCTAGCGAGCTAGCTTATGCAAAAGACGTGGCATTTGAGTTTGATAAGGATGTGCTTGTCGAGCCTTTTATAAAGGGAGTAAAAGAGTATAACCTCGCAGGCTGTAAGATAGATGGAAAGATAAAATTTTCTATCATCGAAGAGCCAAAAAAGAAAGAATTTCTTGACTACGAGCAGAAATATCTTAGCTTTTCAAATGAAAACAAGGTAAAAGAGGCTGAAATTTCTGAAGAGCTAAAGCAAAAGCTTAAATTTAACTTTTCAAAAATTTATGATTGTGGATTTGACGGGGCGATAATTAGATGCGACTTCTTTGTGATAGATGATGAGGTCTATCTAAATGAGATAAATCCAAATCCAGGAAGCCTTGCAAACTATCTATTTGAGGATTTTGAAAGCACTTTAAATGCTCTTGCAAACTCACTTCCAAGAGAGCGTAATATAAAGATCGATTATAGCTTTATAAACTCGATCACTTCAGTAAAAGGTCGCGGAAAAATTTAG
- the ruvA gene encoding Holliday junction branch migration protein RuvA, with protein MIKAIEGIVSKKDPAFVILKTNSGVSYGIFISLFCSAKLSKGEKVELAITQIIREDANLLYGFLDANEQKMFEMLIKLNGIGASTAMAVCSSLSSQAFTNAIISGDADTFKSVPGIGPKTARRIIAELSDAKLISDESVPSYQNEALLALEALGFKREKIVKILPECKSENTSDLIKEALKKLG; from the coding sequence ATGATAAAAGCGATCGAAGGTATCGTCAGCAAAAAAGATCCCGCGTTTGTGATACTTAAGACAAATAGCGGCGTAAGCTATGGAATTTTTATCTCGCTTTTTTGCTCAGCCAAGCTTAGCAAGGGCGAAAAAGTCGAGCTTGCCATAACACAGATCATAAGAGAGGACGCAAATTTACTTTACGGCTTTTTGGATGCAAATGAGCAAAAGATGTTTGAAATGCTTATTAAATTAAATGGTATCGGAGCTAGCACGGCTATGGCAGTTTGTTCAAGTCTAAGCTCACAAGCATTTACAAATGCCATAATAAGCGGTGATGCAGACACCTTTAAAAGCGTGCCAGGCATCGGACCAAAGACCGCTAGACGCATCATAGCTGAGCTGAGCGACGCAAAACTAATAAGTGATGAGAGCGTGCCAAGCTATCAAAATGAGGCACTTTTGGCACTTGAAGCGCTTGGCTTTAAGCGTGAGAAGATAGTAAAAATTTTGCCTGAGTGCAAGAGTGAAAATACGAGTGATCTTATAAAAGAAGCATTAAAGAAATTAGGATAA